The sequence CGCTGGCACGGGAGCTGAAGCGCGGCGATGTGGCGGGCTTCGTGGTCGAACCGATCCAGGGCAAGGGAGTCCACCCGGCCCCGCCCGGATTCCTGCGCGCCGCACAGGAGCTGCTGCACCGCCACAAGGCCCTGCTGATCGCCGACGAGGTGCAGACCGGCCTCGGCCGCACCGGCGACTTCTTCGCCTACCAGCACGAGGACGGAGTCGAACCGGACCTGGTCTGTGTGGCCAAGGCGCTGTCCGGCGGCTACGTCCCCGTCGGCGCGACCCTCGGCAAGGACTGGATCTTCAAGAAGGTCTACTCGTCCATGGACCGGGTGCTGGTGCACTCCGCCAGCTTCGGCGCCAACGCCCAGGCGATGGCGGCCGGTCTGGCGGTGCTCTCGGTGATGGAGGACGAGCAGATCGTCGCGGGCGCCCGGCACACCGGCGAGCTGCTGCGCTCCCGGCTCGCCGCGCTGGTCGGCACGTACGAGCTGCTGCACGACGTACGGGGCCGCGGCCTGATGATCGGCATCGAGTTCGGCCGCCCCACGTCGCTCGGCCTGCGCAGCCGCTGGACGATGCTGCAGGCGGCCCGCAAGGGGCTGTTCGCGCAGATGGTCGTGGTGCCGCTGCTGCAGCGCCACCGCATCCTGACCCAGGTCTCCGGCGACCACCTCGAAGTCATCAAGCTGATCCCACCGCTGATCATCGGCGAACGCGAAGTGGACCGCTTCGTCGAGGCGTTCACGGCCGTCATGGACGACGCCCACGGGGGCGGCGGCCTGATGTGGGACTTCGGCCGGACGCTGGTCAAGGCACACCTGGGGCGCCGGGAGTAGCCGGGTTCCCGGCCGCGTACGTGGGAGGCCGGTTGTCCGGCGGCAGATGGCCGCCGGACAACCGGTGGGTTCAGAGGCCGGCCGGCAGACG is a genomic window of Streptomyces sp. Edi2 containing:
- a CDS encoding aspartate aminotransferase family protein, which encodes MTGFDLTRLLAERGGERYDLHARHLNHQLPRMLHTIGFDKVYERAEGAYFWDADGQDYLDMLAGFGVMGLGRHHPVVRKALHDVLDAQLADLTRFDCQPLPGLLAEKLLACAPHLDRVFFGNSGTEAVETALKFARYATGRPRILYCTHAFHGLTTGALSVNGEDGFRDGFAPLLPDTAIEMGDLDALARELKRGDVAGFVVEPIQGKGVHPAPPGFLRAAQELLHRHKALLIADEVQTGLGRTGDFFAYQHEDGVEPDLVCVAKALSGGYVPVGATLGKDWIFKKVYSSMDRVLVHSASFGANAQAMAAGLAVLSVMEDEQIVAGARHTGELLRSRLAALVGTYELLHDVRGRGLMIGIEFGRPTSLGLRSRWTMLQAARKGLFAQMVVVPLLQRHRILTQVSGDHLEVIKLIPPLIIGEREVDRFVEAFTAVMDDAHGGGGLMWDFGRTLVKAHLGRRE